In one window of Streptomyces griseus subsp. griseus DNA:
- a CDS encoding EamA family transporter produces MHASRGTQKRSAGLGLALLSAFAFGGSGVAAKPLIEAGLDPLHVVWLRVAGAAVIMLPVAWRHRNLVRERPALLAGFGLFAVAGVQACYFAAISRIPVGVALLVEYLAPALVLGWVRFVQRRPVTRAAAVGVVLAVGGLACVVEVWAGLSFDALGLLLALGAACCQVGYFVLSDHGGQEIKGGDGRRAEPPHPLGVIAYGLIVGSLVLTVVARPWGMDWSLLGGTAGMNGNGVPAWALLGWIVLIATVLAYASGVVSVRMLSPQVAGVVACLEAVIATVLAWVLLGEHLSAPQLIGGFVVLTGAFIAQSAAPKPPSGPVAAGAGSAAAATESELSAGRTSH; encoded by the coding sequence ATGCACGCGTCTCGGGGTACTCAGAAACGAAGCGCCGGCCTGGGGCTCGCCCTGCTCTCGGCCTTCGCTTTCGGCGGCTCGGGGGTCGCCGCCAAGCCGCTGATCGAGGCGGGTCTCGACCCGCTCCACGTGGTGTGGCTCCGGGTGGCGGGCGCCGCCGTGATCATGCTGCCGGTCGCCTGGCGCCACCGGAATCTGGTACGTGAACGGCCCGCCCTGCTCGCCGGGTTCGGGCTCTTCGCCGTGGCCGGGGTGCAGGCCTGCTACTTCGCCGCGATCTCCCGTATCCCGGTCGGGGTGGCGCTCCTGGTCGAGTATCTGGCCCCCGCGCTCGTCCTCGGCTGGGTCCGGTTCGTCCAGCGCAGGCCCGTCACCCGGGCCGCTGCGGTCGGCGTGGTCCTGGCCGTCGGCGGCCTCGCCTGCGTCGTCGAGGTCTGGGCCGGGCTCAGCTTCGACGCCCTCGGGCTGCTGCTCGCCCTCGGCGCCGCCTGCTGCCAGGTCGGCTACTTCGTCCTCTCCGACCACGGCGGCCAGGAGATCAAGGGCGGTGACGGACGGCGCGCCGAGCCTCCGCACCCGCTCGGCGTCATCGCGTACGGACTGATCGTCGGCTCCCTCGTCCTCACCGTCGTGGCCCGCCCCTGGGGCATGGACTGGTCGCTCCTCGGCGGAACGGCGGGGATGAACGGCAACGGGGTCCCCGCCTGGGCGCTGCTCGGCTGGATCGTGCTGATCGCCACCGTGCTCGCGTACGCCAGTGGCGTCGTCTCCGTCCGGATGCTCTCGCCACAGGTCGCCGGGGTCGTCGCCTGCCTGGAGGCGGTCATCGCGACCGTGCTGGCCTGGGTGCTCCTCGGCGAGCACCTCTCCGCCCCGCAGCTCATCGGCGGCTTCGTCGTCCTGACCGGTGCGTTCATCGCGCAGTCGGCCGCGCCGAAACCGCCGTCGGGGCCTGTCGCCGCGGGGGCGGGGTCAGCGGCCGCCGCGACCGAGAGCGAGTTGTCCGCCGGGCGGACGTCGCATTAG
- a CDS encoding Clp protease N-terminal domain-containing protein, which produces MQNRTPRIPEQPAPNPVGADAGLTVELASVVTGARRRALRDGDRQIDTAHLLHSLIESDPEVREAFDGGPRLAKVLGYLVQRSIGYGLRWQGSVEDSGGVPVVRDPASEGWSPSAVIAMEAALRRAELRGEPRARGLDLLAALADDGESRAVEVLGRAGVDARWLSARAVERTAEVSPRV; this is translated from the coding sequence GTGCAGAACCGGACGCCGCGGATCCCCGAACAGCCCGCCCCGAACCCCGTCGGAGCCGACGCCGGACTCACCGTAGAACTGGCCTCGGTGGTGACGGGTGCGCGCAGGCGTGCGCTGCGCGACGGTGACCGGCAGATCGACACCGCCCACCTTCTGCACTCCCTCATCGAGAGCGACCCCGAGGTCCGCGAGGCCTTCGACGGCGGGCCCCGGCTGGCGAAGGTGCTCGGCTACCTGGTGCAGCGCAGCATCGGTTACGGGCTCCGCTGGCAGGGGTCGGTCGAGGACTCCGGGGGCGTCCCCGTCGTGCGGGACCCGGCCTCGGAAGGCTGGTCGCCGTCGGCCGTCATCGCGATGGAGGCCGCGCTGCGCCGCGCCGAACTGCGTGGCGAACCGCGCGCCCGGGGGCTGGACCTCCTTGCCGCACTGGCCGACGACGGGGAGTCCCGTGCGGTGGAGGTGCTGGGCCGGGCGGGCGTGGACGCGCGGTGGCTGTCGGCGCGTGCGGTGGAGCGTACGGCCGAGGTGTCTCCGCGGGTGTGA
- a CDS encoding SRPBCC family protein yields MAEVSAEARIEAPAEKVWAQLTDFSSYGQWNATHTSFPEGGPTPLELGATYEENMKLMGFPAEVVWSVDELEDGRLLTTRGTGPMGVKLAMRYTLAASPDGGATTVRIEGEFTGAAVSLMGGKLTDSATAALQESLRRLDGLVTP; encoded by the coding sequence ATGGCCGAAGTCAGCGCGGAGGCGCGTATCGAGGCACCCGCCGAGAAGGTCTGGGCGCAGCTGACGGACTTCTCGTCGTACGGCCAGTGGAACGCGACCCACACCAGCTTCCCCGAGGGCGGCCCGACGCCTCTGGAGCTCGGGGCCACCTATGAGGAGAACATGAAGCTCATGGGCTTCCCCGCCGAAGTGGTGTGGTCGGTCGACGAGCTGGAGGACGGCCGGCTGCTGACGACCCGGGGCACGGGCCCGATGGGGGTCAAGCTGGCCATGCGCTACACCCTGGCAGCGTCGCCGGACGGGGGCGCCACCACAGTCCGCATCGAGGGCGAGTTCACCGGCGCGGCGGTCTCCCTGATGGGCGGCAAGCTCACGGACTCCGCGACGGCGGCGCTCCAGGAGTCCCTGCGCAGACTAGACGGCCTGGTCACGCCCTGA
- a CDS encoding PadR family transcriptional regulator, whose amino-acid sequence MRSHGYEQEHEHGPGHYGPGHHGRGGHGGRRAAFGPFGPPFGGGPFGGGRGRGGGRGRARRGDVRASILALLKDRPMHGYEMIQEIGERSGGAWKPSPGSVYPTLQLLEDEGLIVSASEGGKKLFTLTDSGRGEAESGPEAPWEEAGRGADWEGVNEIRQAGFGLMEAFGQVWKTGSAEQRQKALAVINDARKKLYLILADEH is encoded by the coding sequence ATGCGTTCACACGGATACGAGCAAGAGCATGAGCACGGACCGGGGCACTACGGGCCCGGTCATCACGGTCGGGGCGGTCATGGTGGCCGTCGCGCCGCATTCGGGCCGTTCGGGCCGCCCTTCGGTGGCGGGCCTTTCGGTGGCGGGCGCGGACGGGGTGGAGGCCGGGGCAGGGCGCGGCGCGGTGATGTGCGCGCGTCGATCCTGGCCCTGCTCAAGGACCGGCCGATGCACGGTTACGAGATGATCCAGGAGATCGGCGAGCGCAGCGGCGGGGCCTGGAAGCCCAGCCCCGGTTCGGTCTACCCGACGCTCCAGCTGCTGGAGGACGAGGGGCTGATCGTCAGCGCGAGCGAGGGCGGCAAGAAGCTGTTCACGCTCACCGACTCCGGGCGCGGTGAGGCCGAGTCCGGGCCCGAGGCCCCCTGGGAGGAGGCCGGGCGCGGTGCGGACTGGGAGGGCGTGAACGAGATCCGTCAGGCCGGATTCGGTCTGATGGAGGCGTTCGGGCAGGTCTGGAAGACCGGCTCCGCCGAACAGCGGCAGAAGGCGCTGGCCGTCATCAACGACGCCCGCAAGAAGCTGTACCTGATTCTCGCCGACGAGCACTGA
- a CDS encoding PhzF family phenazine biosynthesis protein: MRIRIVDAFTDRPFSGNPAGVLLLDSAGFPDAERLQEIATEVNLSETAFAHPLPPGGEADWALRWFTPATEVDMCGHATLATAHVLHTTGRATGTVRFTARCGILTSTAHPDGSLTLDFPTAPLREETAPPGLAEALGAEPVSVHDTGEHIGDLLVELRDEETVRALTPDFAALVTLSRRGVIATAAAEDPARGYHYVSRGFFPGVGIDEDPVTGSAHTALAPFWSARFGRDDLTGLQASARSGLVRTALRGERTLLTGSAVTVIDGELLTSL; encoded by the coding sequence ATGAGGATTCGTATCGTCGACGCGTTCACCGACCGCCCCTTCTCCGGCAACCCCGCAGGGGTCCTCCTGCTGGATTCCGCCGGCTTCCCGGACGCCGAACGGCTCCAGGAGATCGCCACCGAGGTCAATCTCTCCGAGACCGCCTTCGCCCATCCGCTGCCGCCGGGCGGCGAGGCCGACTGGGCGCTGCGCTGGTTCACCCCGGCCACCGAGGTCGACATGTGCGGGCACGCCACGCTCGCCACCGCACACGTCCTGCACACCACGGGGCGGGCCACCGGCACCGTACGCTTCACCGCGCGCTGCGGAATCCTCACCTCCACCGCCCACCCGGACGGCTCCCTCACCCTCGACTTCCCCACCGCCCCGCTGCGCGAGGAGACCGCGCCGCCCGGGCTCGCCGAGGCACTGGGAGCGGAGCCGGTCTCGGTCCACGACACCGGTGAGCACATCGGCGATCTGCTCGTGGAGCTGCGCGACGAGGAGACCGTACGGGCTCTCACCCCGGACTTCGCCGCCCTCGTGACCCTTTCTCGGCGCGGCGTCATCGCCACGGCCGCCGCCGAGGACCCCGCCCGCGGCTACCACTACGTCTCGCGCGGCTTCTTCCCCGGCGTCGGCATCGACGAGGACCCGGTGACGGGCAGCGCCCACACCGCGCTGGCCCCGTTCTGGTCGGCCCGGTTCGGCCGGGACGACCTGACCGGGCTCCAGGCGTCCGCCCGCTCGGGGCTCGTACGCACCGCCCTGCGCGGTGAGCGCACCCTGCTGACGGGGTCGGCGGTCACCGTCATCGACGGCGAGCTGCTGACATCCCTCTGA
- a CDS encoding CPBP family intramembrane glutamic endopeptidase yields MADSYPQEGVPRRLLRSETILVLALSLGASAVSALISFVGSLTKPGGLKDQAATLNGSYAPGRPWLDLAWQMFGIATALVPVALVAHLLIREGAGLRTIGFDRTRPWFDLGRGTLIAAGIGSAGLAFYLVARASGFNLTVVPESLPDVWWKFPVLILSAAQNSVVEEVIVVAYLLRRLDQLGWTPMASLAASSVLRGSYHLYQGIGGFIGNMVMGVVFVLLYRRWGRVGPLVVAHTLLDIGAFVGYALLAGKVDWLPTP; encoded by the coding sequence GTGGCTGATTCTTATCCCCAAGAGGGCGTACCGCGAAGGCTCTTGCGGTCGGAGACGATCCTGGTCCTGGCGCTCTCGCTGGGCGCGAGTGCGGTCTCCGCGCTCATCAGTTTTGTCGGATCGCTGACGAAACCGGGGGGTTTGAAGGATCAGGCGGCGACGCTCAACGGTTCGTACGCCCCGGGCCGTCCATGGCTGGATCTGGCATGGCAAATGTTCGGGATCGCAACGGCCCTGGTGCCGGTGGCCCTGGTGGCGCACCTGCTGATCAGGGAAGGCGCGGGTCTACGGACCATCGGATTCGACCGGACCAGGCCATGGTTCGACCTCGGTCGCGGAACGCTGATCGCGGCGGGGATCGGCAGCGCCGGGCTCGCCTTCTACCTGGTCGCCAGGGCGAGCGGCTTCAACCTCACCGTCGTACCGGAGTCGCTGCCCGACGTCTGGTGGAAGTTTCCCGTACTGATCCTCTCCGCGGCGCAGAACTCCGTGGTCGAGGAGGTCATCGTCGTCGCGTACCTGCTGCGGAGGCTGGACCAGCTGGGCTGGACACCGATGGCCTCGCTGGCGGCCAGCTCCGTGCTGCGCGGCTCGTACCACCTGTACCAGGGCATCGGCGGGTTCATCGGCAACATGGTGATGGGCGTCGTCTTCGTGCTGCTGTACCGGCGGTGGGGGCGGGTGGGGCCGCTGGTCGTCGCGCATACGCTGCTGGACATCGGGGCGTTCGTCGGTTACGCGCTGCTCGCGGGGAAGGTGGACTGGCTGCCGACGCCGTGA
- a CDS encoding VWA domain-containing protein, whose amino-acid sequence MGRHSLPDAYAPRERGEASARRGRRTVVIATLLVLAVATGTGVAVKGGLLSFSESCEDSAVHLSLAASPDIAPAVRSIAEQARADEVRSDGHCLDVDVVARDSYKVADALAGGGETPDFQVWLPDSDLWLDRAEGLGTGTPISPSDSVASSPVALAVVPSASERLGWPKKTYSWAEVVTAALTADKIRLGSADPARSATGLLALTSIGGSSAQQGGDSDTRVAETAKVLAERMSDSDAQVLETLARSASGAEDGNPKRNQAVLISEQAAFARYGFRPADGAAEDATVTSAGGKSPQPYAASAAEAPSAKALQEMLGMWTITVQSARLTTVVDASGSMSTPVPGRGQSRMDVTKESLIQALGQFTPDDEIGLWEFATTLDGEKDYRKLMETRRLGDPAQGGSTHRERLSAAFAGLQPVPGGATGLYDTMLASYKEARSTYVKGKFNALVILTDGSDQDDDGISRSALNAELKELTDPERPVPVIAIAVGPDADREEVAEIARVTGGDGYEVSDPVEIQAVILQAIMAAGQNGRAAQE is encoded by the coding sequence ATGGGACGTCACAGCCTGCCCGACGCCTACGCGCCGCGAGAACGCGGGGAGGCGTCCGCTCGCCGCGGGCGTCGCACCGTCGTCATCGCCACGCTGCTCGTCCTCGCGGTGGCGACGGGGACAGGGGTGGCGGTCAAGGGCGGCCTGCTGTCGTTCTCCGAATCCTGCGAGGACTCCGCCGTGCACCTGTCCCTGGCCGCCTCCCCGGACATCGCACCGGCGGTCCGGTCCATCGCCGAGCAGGCCCGCGCGGACGAGGTGAGGTCCGACGGCCACTGTCTCGACGTGGACGTGGTGGCCCGCGACTCCTACAAAGTGGCCGACGCGCTCGCGGGCGGCGGCGAGACCCCGGACTTCCAGGTCTGGCTGCCCGACTCCGACCTCTGGCTGGACCGGGCCGAGGGGCTCGGCACGGGCACCCCCATCTCCCCCTCGGACTCGGTGGCCTCCTCCCCGGTGGCCCTCGCCGTGGTGCCGTCCGCGTCGGAGCGTCTGGGCTGGCCCAAGAAGACGTACTCCTGGGCCGAGGTGGTCACCGCCGCCCTCACCGCGGACAAGATCCGCCTCGGCTCGGCCGACCCGGCGCGCAGCGCCACCGGCCTCCTCGCTCTCACCAGCATCGGCGGCTCGTCCGCACAGCAGGGCGGGGACAGCGACACCAGGGTCGCGGAGACCGCGAAGGTGCTGGCCGAGCGGATGTCGGACAGCGACGCCCAGGTGCTGGAGACCCTCGCGCGCAGCGCCTCGGGCGCCGAGGACGGCAACCCGAAACGCAACCAGGCGGTCCTCATATCGGAACAGGCCGCCTTCGCCCGGTACGGGTTCCGGCCCGCCGACGGAGCGGCCGAGGACGCCACGGTCACGTCGGCGGGCGGCAAGTCCCCTCAGCCGTACGCGGCTTCGGCGGCCGAGGCGCCGTCGGCAAAGGCGCTCCAGGAGATGCTGGGGATGTGGACGATCACCGTCCAGAGCGCCCGGCTGACCACGGTCGTCGACGCCTCGGGGTCGATGTCCACACCGGTGCCGGGCCGCGGCCAGTCACGGATGGACGTCACCAAGGAGTCGCTCATCCAGGCGCTCGGCCAGTTCACCCCGGACGACGAGATCGGCCTGTGGGAGTTCGCCACCACGCTGGACGGCGAGAAGGACTACCGCAAGCTCATGGAGACCCGCCGACTGGGCGACCCGGCCCAGGGCGGCTCCACCCACCGCGAGAGGCTCTCGGCGGCGTTCGCGGGGCTGCAACCCGTGCCGGGCGGGGCGACCGGGCTGTACGACACCATGCTGGCGTCGTACAAGGAGGCCCGGTCGACTTATGTGAAGGGCAAGTTCAACGCCCTGGTGATCCTCACCGACGGCTCCGACCAGGACGACGACGGCATCTCCCGGAGCGCGCTGAACGCCGAGCTCAAGGAGCTCACCGACCCCGAGCGTCCCGTTCCGGTCATCGCCATCGCGGTGGGCCCGGACGCCGACCGCGAGGAGGTGGCCGAGATCGCGCGGGTCACCGGCGGCGACGGGTACGAGGTGAGCGACCCGGTGGAGATCCAGGCCGTCATCCTCCAGGCGATCATGGCAGCCGGACAGAACGGCCGCGCCGCCCAGGAGTGA
- a CDS encoding glutamate--cysteine ligase gives MGEKVVAGAVDLSDRQAYRTKLNQCLEGLGRLLAERRFDRPRNLMGLEIELNLAGSDGLPRMMNQEVLQRIASRDFQTELGMFNLEVNIVPHRLGGRVFDQLSEELRTGLAYAHRKAGEVDAGIVMIGILPTLGEHDVVSANLSDVDRYTLLNDQMAAARGEDFILDIEGVEHLVCSSPSIAPESACTSVQLHLQVTPARFADVWNAAQAIASVQIALGANAPFLFGKELWRESRPPLFQQATDVRPPELANQGVRPRTWFGERWISSAYELFEENLRYFPPLLPICEQEEPLRVLDEGGVPELAELVLHNGTVYRWNRPVYDVADGVPHLRVENRVLPAGPTVTDVIANAAFYYGLVRALAEESRPVWSKLPFEAAAENFTEACRHGIEAELLWPRSGRAGGLAKIPAVQLVREELLPLAAAGLDAWQIEAADRDRYLGVIEERCKRRVNGASWQVATYRRALEAGLGREAALAATTRRYADLMHAGEPVHTWPVGFPAP, from the coding sequence ATGGGGGAGAAGGTCGTGGCGGGAGCCGTTGACCTGTCCGATCGGCAGGCATACCGCACCAAGCTCAACCAGTGCCTGGAAGGGCTGGGCAGACTGCTGGCGGAGCGGAGGTTCGACCGTCCCCGAAACCTGATGGGGCTGGAGATAGAGCTGAATCTCGCGGGTTCCGACGGTCTGCCCCGGATGATGAATCAGGAAGTGCTCCAGCGCATCGCGAGCCGGGATTTCCAGACCGAACTCGGGATGTTCAACCTGGAAGTAAATATCGTTCCGCACCGGCTCGGCGGCCGGGTATTCGATCAGCTCTCGGAGGAGTTGCGGACCGGTCTCGCCTACGCCCACCGCAAGGCCGGCGAGGTGGACGCGGGGATCGTCATGATCGGAATCCTGCCTACGCTCGGCGAGCACGACGTGGTCTCGGCGAATCTCTCGGACGTGGACCGCTACACCCTGCTCAACGACCAAATGGCAGCCGCCCGCGGCGAGGATTTCATCCTGGATATCGAAGGCGTGGAGCACCTGGTCTGCTCCTCACCCTCGATCGCCCCCGAATCGGCCTGCACCTCGGTCCAGCTGCACCTCCAGGTGACGCCCGCCCGGTTCGCGGATGTGTGGAACGCCGCGCAGGCGATCGCCTCCGTCCAGATCGCGCTGGGCGCCAACGCCCCGTTCCTCTTCGGCAAGGAGCTCTGGCGGGAGTCGCGGCCCCCGCTGTTCCAGCAGGCCACCGACGTACGGCCGCCGGAGCTGGCGAACCAGGGGGTGCGGCCCCGGACCTGGTTCGGGGAGCGGTGGATCTCCTCCGCGTACGAGCTGTTCGAGGAGAACCTGCGCTACTTCCCGCCGCTGCTGCCGATCTGTGAGCAAGAGGAGCCGCTGCGGGTCCTGGACGAGGGCGGGGTGCCGGAGCTGGCCGAGCTGGTCCTCCACAACGGGACGGTCTACCGCTGGAACCGACCGGTGTACGACGTGGCCGACGGCGTCCCGCACCTGCGGGTGGAGAACCGGGTCCTGCCGGCCGGGCCGACCGTCACGGACGTGATCGCCAACGCCGCCTTCTACTACGGGCTGGTGCGGGCGCTCGCCGAGGAGTCCCGGCCGGTGTGGAGCAAGCTGCCGTTCGAGGCCGCGGCGGAGAACTTCACCGAGGCCTGCCGCCACGGCATCGAGGCCGAGCTGCTCTGGCCGCGCTCCGGCCGCGCCGGCGGGCTGGCGAAGATCCCCGCCGTACAACTCGTACGGGAGGAACTGCTCCCGCTGGCCGCGGCCGGTCTCGACGCCTGGCAGATCGAGGCCGCCGACCGGGACCGCTACCTCGGGGTCATCGAGGAGCGCTGCAAGCGGCGGGTCAACGGGGCCTCCTGGCAGGTCGCCACGTACCGCCGGGCGCTGGAGGCCGGTCTCGGCCGGGAGGCGGCACTGGCGGCGACCACCCGGCGTTACGCGGATCTGATGCATGCGGGGGAGCCGGTGCACACGTGGCCGGTGGGGTTTCCGGCGCCTTGA
- a CDS encoding DUF5999 family protein has protein sequence MCQHQPPCPTADSPDREAARLTAHHPEQGWSLLCNGVLLFEDTGELLPDGQIIAPHRLLAAGRVVKAA, from the coding sequence ATGTGCCAGCACCAGCCACCCTGCCCCACCGCCGACTCCCCCGACCGGGAGGCGGCCCGTCTGACGGCACACCACCCGGAACAGGGCTGGAGCCTTCTGTGCAACGGCGTCCTGCTCTTCGAGGACACCGGCGAGCTGCTGCCGGACGGGCAGATCATCGCCCCGCACCGGCTGTTGGCGGCGGGCCGCGTGGTGAAAGCCGCCTGA
- the gcvP gene encoding aminomethyl-transferring glycine dehydrogenase gives MTPRRTPLSQLEQGIPFEQRHIGPDAEAQAKMLAQVGYGSLDELTAAAVPDVIKSAEALNLPSARTEAEVLAELRSLADRNKVLAPMIGLGYYGTFTPPVILRNVMENPAWYTAYTPYQPEISQGRLEALLNFQTMVADLTGLPTSGASLLDEGTAAAEAMALARRVGKVKNGVFLIDADTLPQTIAVIQTRAEPTGVEVVVADLSDGIPAEIAERGVFGVLLQYPGASGAVRAIEPVIQQAHELGAIVTVAADLLALTLLTSPGELGADIAVGTTQRFGVPMGFGGPHAGFMAVREKFARSLPGRLVGVSVDADGNKAYRLALQTREQHIRREKATSNICTAQVLLAVMAGMYAVYHGPDGLRTIARRTHRYAAILAEGLRAAGADVVHGDFFDTLTVRVPGKAAEIVAEARERGVNLRRVDADQVSIACDETTNRSQLSAVWAAFGADADIEALDGTAADALPEALLRSDGILTHPVFHQHRSETAMLRYLRKLADRDYALDRGMIPLGSCTMKLNATAEMESITWPEFGALHPFAPAEQAQGFLTLIRELEERLAEVTGYDAVSIQPNAGSQGEFAGLLAVRAYHRANGDDQRTVCLIPSSAHGTNAASAVMAGMKVVVVKTADDGEVDIADLRAKIEQHRDELAVLMITYPSTHGVFEEHVADICGEVHDAGGQVYVDGANLNALVGLAKPGKFGGDVSHLNLHKTFCIPHGGGGPGVGPVGVRAHLAPYLPNHPLQPAAGPETGVGPISAAPWGSAGILPISWAYVRLMGGEGLKRATQVAVLAANYIAKRLEPHFPILYNGPAGLVAHECIVDLRPISKATGVSIDDVAKRLIDYGFHSPTMSFPVAGTLMIEPTESEDLAELDRFCDTMIAIRAEIEKVASGEWSADDNPLANAPHTAAALGGGWDHGYSREEAVFPAGVSAADKYWPPVRRIDGAFGDRNLVCSCPPLEEYDN, from the coding sequence ATGACCCCCCGTCGCACTCCGCTCTCCCAGCTGGAGCAGGGCATTCCGTTCGAGCAGCGCCACATAGGGCCCGACGCCGAGGCCCAGGCGAAGATGCTCGCCCAGGTCGGCTACGGCTCCCTCGACGAGCTGACCGCCGCCGCGGTGCCCGACGTGATCAAGAGTGCGGAGGCCCTGAACCTTCCCTCGGCCCGCACCGAGGCAGAGGTGCTGGCCGAGCTGCGGTCGCTGGCCGACCGCAACAAGGTGCTCGCCCCGATGATCGGCCTCGGCTACTACGGCACCTTCACGCCGCCCGTCATCCTGCGCAACGTCATGGAGAACCCCGCGTGGTACACGGCCTACACGCCGTACCAGCCGGAGATCTCCCAGGGGCGCCTGGAGGCCCTGCTCAACTTCCAGACCATGGTCGCCGACCTGACCGGCCTGCCCACCTCCGGCGCCTCCCTCCTCGACGAGGGCACCGCGGCCGCCGAGGCCATGGCGCTCGCCCGGCGCGTCGGCAAGGTCAAGAACGGCGTCTTCCTGATCGACGCCGACACCCTGCCCCAGACCATCGCCGTGATCCAGACCCGCGCCGAGCCGACCGGTGTCGAGGTCGTCGTCGCGGACCTCAGTGACGGCATCCCCGCCGAGATCGCCGAGCGCGGCGTCTTCGGCGTCCTGCTCCAGTACCCGGGCGCCTCCGGTGCTGTCCGCGCCATCGAGCCCGTCATCCAGCAGGCCCACGAGCTGGGCGCGATCGTCACCGTCGCCGCCGACCTGCTGGCCCTCACCCTGCTCACCTCGCCCGGAGAGCTCGGTGCCGACATCGCGGTGGGCACCACCCAGCGCTTCGGCGTGCCCATGGGCTTCGGCGGCCCGCACGCCGGCTTCATGGCCGTACGCGAGAAGTTCGCCCGCTCCCTGCCCGGCCGCCTCGTCGGTGTCTCCGTGGACGCCGACGGCAACAAGGCCTACCGCCTGGCCCTGCAGACCCGCGAGCAGCACATTCGCCGCGAGAAGGCCACCAGCAACATCTGTACGGCACAGGTCCTGCTCGCCGTCATGGCCGGGATGTACGCCGTCTACCACGGCCCCGACGGACTGCGCACGATCGCCCGCCGCACCCACCGCTACGCCGCGATCCTCGCCGAGGGCCTGCGCGCCGCCGGCGCGGACGTCGTGCACGGCGACTTCTTCGACACCCTGACCGTCCGGGTGCCCGGCAAGGCCGCGGAGATCGTCGCGGAGGCGCGCGAGCGCGGGGTCAACCTCCGCCGTGTCGACGCCGACCAGGTCTCCATCGCCTGCGACGAGACCACTAACCGGTCCCAGCTCTCCGCCGTCTGGGCCGCCTTCGGCGCCGACGCCGACATCGAGGCGCTGGACGGCACGGCCGCCGACGCGCTGCCCGAGGCGCTGCTGCGCTCCGACGGCATCCTGACCCACCCGGTCTTCCACCAGCACCGCTCCGAGACGGCGATGCTGCGCTACCTGCGCAAGCTCGCCGACCGCGACTACGCGCTGGACCGCGGCATGATCCCGCTCGGCTCCTGCACCATGAAGCTGAACGCGACCGCCGAGATGGAGTCCATCACCTGGCCCGAGTTCGGCGCGCTGCACCCCTTCGCCCCGGCCGAGCAGGCGCAGGGCTTCCTCACGCTCATCCGCGAGCTGGAGGAGCGCCTGGCCGAGGTCACGGGTTACGACGCCGTCTCCATCCAGCCGAACGCCGGCTCCCAGGGCGAGTTCGCCGGTCTGCTGGCCGTCCGGGCGTACCACCGGGCCAACGGCGACGACCAGCGCACCGTCTGCCTGATCCCCTCCTCGGCGCACGGCACCAACGCCGCGAGCGCGGTCATGGCGGGCATGAAGGTCGTCGTGGTGAAGACCGCCGACGACGGCGAGGTCGACATCGCGGATCTGCGGGCCAAGATCGAACAGCACCGCGACGAGCTGGCCGTGCTGATGATCACCTACCCGTCCACGCACGGGGTCTTCGAGGAGCACGTCGCCGACATCTGCGGCGAGGTGCACGACGCGGGCGGCCAGGTCTACGTCGACGGCGCCAACCTCAACGCGCTGGTCGGGCTCGCCAAGCCCGGCAAGTTCGGCGGCGACGTCTCCCACCTGAACCTGCACAAGACGTTCTGCATCCCGCACGGCGGCGGCGGCCCCGGCGTCGGCCCGGTCGGCGTCCGCGCCCACCTCGCCCCGTACCTCCCCAACCACCCGCTCCAGCCCGCCGCGGGCCCGGAGACCGGTGTGGGACCGATCTCGGCCGCCCCGTGGGGCTCGGCGGGCATCCTGCCGATCTCGTGGGCGTACGTCCGGCTGATGGGCGGCGAGGGGCTCAAGCGCGCCACGCAGGTCGCCGTGCTGGCCGCCAACTACATCGCCAAGCGCCTGGAGCCGCACTTCCCGATCCTGTACAACGGCCCGGCCGGACTGGTCGCGCACGAGTGCATCGTCGACCTGCGGCCGATCTCCAAGGCGACCGGCGTCTCCATCGACGACGTCGCCAAGCGCCTGATCGACTACGGCTTCCACTCGCCGACCATGTCGTTCCCGGTGGCCGGCACGCTGATGATCGAGCCGACCGAGAGCGAGGACCTCGCCGAACTCGACCGGTTCTGCGACACCATGATCGCGATCCGGGCCGAGATCGAGAAGGTCGCCTCCGGCGAGTGGAGCGCGGACGACAACCCGCTGGCCAACGCCCCGCACACCGCCGCCGCGCTCGGCGGCGGCTGGGACCACGGCTACAGCCGCGAGGAGGCCGTCTTCCCGGCCGGGGTGTCCGCCGCCGACAAGTACTGGCCGCCGGTCCGCCGTATCGACGGCGCCTTCGGCGACCGCAACCTGGTCTGCTCCTGCCCGCCGCTGGAGGAGTACGACAACTGA